Genomic segment of Triticum aestivum cultivar Chinese Spring chromosome 6A, IWGSC CS RefSeq v2.1, whole genome shotgun sequence:
TTCTTTTCTCCACCAGACATGTACGCACGAGCACGACGATGATTGTCTGCTAAGAAATGCAGAGGATTTATTGATGAGCGGCAGGTGGCCGATGCGAGGAAAGTAGCACCCCGCGCGAGGTTGGGACGTGCTACTGGGATCGATCGTGAACCGTTTTTAAATTTGTACTTGTATATTTTTGGCTCGGGAAAGGGGGTGTGAGTGGCAAGCAAGCAAGCCATCACGACGGCAGGTTGGAGATCGCATCTGGGCGGCTGGACGGGCCATCGGAGGAGCGCATCTGAGTTCTATACACAGGTTTTCGGTCGTTCATCGTCGATCCCACATTTCTGGTGGGTGGTTGTCGTCTTGTTTATACTACGTAAAAACATTTTACAAACGGGGGGATCTGTCACTCAACGTCTCACCGAAAAATCATGACTGCAAAGGTCCTAGAGCCATGCAGGTAcgccctccgtaaagaaatataactAACAACGTTTAGATCACTAGAGTAGTACGGATTAGACAAACGGAGTGCCAAAATCTCAGATGCACCGGTCCATTGGAGTGGCAAATCCTCTCGCCTTCGTGCTACCAGTTGCGGCATTACTTTTTTTTTCTTCTGGAACGAAAATGCCACCTGTATTTTCGAAAAGAAAAAGGCGCCGCGATTGCCTGCGTGCTGCCGAGTGGGAAGCTGCAGTATTCCTTCCGAATCTACTACCGTGAAGGAGTATTCGTCCGCGTTGGCGTTTTGCAGCAGCTTCCAAGTTCCAAGAGTCAGACCTCAGAACCGTACcaactttttttttaaaaaaaagagagaggagagagccGTACCAACCCCACCGACGGTCCAGATCTGAAACGGGAGACCGATACGGGGCAGTAGCAGCACAACCGTATTGTAGTACTACTACGCGAGCACATGCCGCGAAGCCCCGTTTTGGCGTcttggctggcccacatgtcactcTCCCGGACCCGGTTAGGCTCCCCGCCAACCTGCCCACCCCACCCGGGTCAAAGACCAAATCGCCACACGCACTACGTGTAGACTGTAGACCAAACCAGCGGCGGGGCCCACATCGAGCCGAACCCCGGGCCCCGGCCTGGAGCACCAAACCGGTCCCCGACCTACCCACCCACCTAGCAAACGCTCAAATCTCCCCCAAAAATACAAATTTCCCCCAAATTCAAACGGCACGGGGCGGTGAATTCGAGAGGAAACAAATCAAAAACCGCGCCGAGTGGCGCGTGCGTGTGTGTGCTGGAAGGCGGGAGCAGTATAAGATTGGCGGGTTCGTGCCGCGTCTGGGCCTCGCCTCGATTTTGCCGGCCGAGCGTTTACTTGCCTGCTGTAttcttctctttctcctcctcgatCTCGAGGGCGGacggagagatagagagaggccTGGTCTCGGGGTCGGGAGCGCCCATGTTTTGACCTCGCCCGGGTCGCCTCCTCGTCCTCGCCCCGCGATCCAGATCTGAGGTGAGCGCCCCTTCCCTTCTCCCCACgctcctcccccatttccttcttcctccctgcgtAATTCGCCCTTCCTGGCGGCCGGATCTGGATCCTCTGCCTCCGGCGCTGGGTCACAGTAGAGCGGGATCCGTGTCGCCTCGTCGGGCTGTCTGTCTGTCGGTATAGTTCGTTTTTCTTCACCTGTTATTGTAGTCGATCTCAGGGGATTGCGATCATGCTCGTTCTCCCCGTCCCCGGTGGTTTTTGCTCTCAGTTTCAGAGGATCGGTCGATTACGTGTTTCTGTTGCTTGCTAGGCCTGCAGCTCCGGGTGTAGGAGTATCGGTCCTTACTTGGTAGTAGATCATCTGTGTTCGATTTCGTGCATGCACGTTGGCGATTAATAGCTGAGTAGTACTCTGTTCGATGCAAATGCGTCCGTCTTTAATTATGCGTTTAGTTGCTATCTCCTCATGATTATATCAACGAGACAAAAAAAAAAGGATGACGATTCTTTGAAATGAATTGATCCGTGTTCCGTTTCTACAATTTGCTTCAGGTGGAATTCTTGGTTGGTCGATCAGAGGAATTTGGTGTCGCCATGCTGCCCAAGATGCCGTCAGGCCGGTGGATCTCGGCTTCCCTGCTGGTCATTCTCCTGAGCCTGCACCCCATCGCCGACGCCTTCTACCTCCCGGGCACCTTCATGCACACCTACGAAGCCGGTGAAACGATCGCGGCCAAGGTCAACTCGCTCACGTCCATCGAGACCGAGCTGCCCTTCAGCTACTACAGCCTCCCCTACTGCAAGCCCCAGGAAGGTGTCAAGAAGAGCGCCGAGAACCTCGGCGAGGTCCTCATGGGTGACCAGATCGACAACTCGCCGTACCACTTCCACGTCAACGTCAACGAGTCGCTGTACCTTTGCACCACCGACCCGCTCACCAAGGAGCAGGCCGAGCTGTTGAAGAACCGGGCGCGGAATCTGTACCAGGTCAACATGATCCTCGACAACCTGCCGGTCATGAGGTTCACCGAGCAGAATGGGATGACGATCCAGTGGACTGGGTACCCGGTCGGGTACAACCCCATGGGGAGCAGCGAGGATTATATCATTAACCATCTCAAGTTCAGGGTTTTGGTTCATCCGTACCAGGCGCAAGGTGATGTTGTGGTCACGAGTGAGGATGGTGTTGCTATGGTTGAGTCTGACCGCAAGAGCGGCTTCCAGATCGTTGGTTTTGAGGTTGTTCCTTGCAGTGTCAAGCGTGATCCTGCAGCCATGGCCAAGCTCAAGATGTATGAGAAGGTTGAGTCTGTGAACTGCCCGTTGGAGCTCGAGAAATCTCAGGTGATCCATGAGAAGGAGCAGATTACATTTACCTATGAGGTTGAGTATGTCAAGAGCAACATCAAGTGGCCGTCAAGGTGGGATGCCTACTTGAAGATGGATGGTGCTAAGGTGCACTGGTTCTCAATCATGAACTCCATGATGGTTGTCTTCTTCTTGGCCGGTATTGTGTTTGTCATATTCTTGAGGACTGTCCGAAGGGATCTGACACGTTATGAGGAGATGGACAAAGAAGCCCAAGCTCAGATGAATGAGGAGCTTTCAGGATGGAAGCTTGTTGTTGGTGATGTCTTCAGGGAGCCCTGCTGCTCAAAGCTGCTGTGTGTTATGGTCGCTGATGGTATCCAGATCACCGGCATGGCAGTCGTTACAATCGTGTTTGCTGCTCTGGGTTTTCTCTCACCTGCTTCCAGGGGAATGCTCTTGACCGGAAtgatcatcctctacctcttcctTGGAATTATTGCTGGATATGTTGGTGTCCGTCTCTGGAGGACCATCAAACAATCCACAGAAGGGTGGAAATCTGTCGCTTGGCTGACCTCCTGCTTCTTCCCTGGCATTGTTTTCATCATCTTGACGGTGCTGAACTCCATCCTGTGGGGTAAGAAGAGCACTGGAGCTTTACCCATTTCactcttcttcaccctcttggccCTGTGGTTCTGCATCTCCGTGCCACTCACTCTTATTGGAGGCTTGCTAGGCACACGGGCTGCAAGCATAGAATTCCCTGTCCGTACCAACCAAATCCCAAGAGAGATCCCTGAGCGCAAGTTCCCTTCATGGCTCCTTGTGCTCGGTGCAGGAACATTGCCTTTCGGCACCCTTTTCAttgagctcttcttcatcctttcTAGCATCTGGCTGGGGAGGTTCTACTATGTATTCGGCTTCCTGTTCATCGTCCTCTTCCTGTTGGTCATAGTCTGTGGTGAGGTTTCTTTGGTCCTGACCTACATGCACCTCTGTGTTGAGGACTGGAAGTGGTGGTGGAAAGCCTTCTTTGCCTCTGGCTCCGTTGCGTTCTTCGTCTTCCTATACTCCATCAACTACCTGGTGTTCGACCTCAGGAGCCTGAGCGGGCCAGTCTCCGCGACACTCTACCTGGGCTACTCCTTGATCATGGCATTTGCCATCATGCTGTCAACTGGCGCCATCGGCTTCTTGCTCTCGTTCTACTTCGTCCACTACCTCTTCTCGTCCGTCAAGATTGACTAGAAGCCCCCTGCAGTAGTGTCACCTGATTCTGGTGATAGTTATCCCTTAGAAACACAAACACAAATAACTGTCAAACTGAAAAATGGAAGCATATGTCGATTTACATGGCTTAGCACAGTTACTCCAGCTTATGTTTACTTCTTAGACATGTTTGTAATGCTTCGGCTATGTTCTCTTGCCTTTTTTTGTAATAGTATTATGTTTTGCTTGCTCTGGGCGTTTGTGAGCAGCAAATTTTGTTATCGGGGACTTGTTGAAATATGAAATGGGCAAATTTGATTACAGCTCCTTGTGATCTGTTTTGACGTTTTAGTGCTGGTGAGGTGTGTTGCTACACATGTTCGAAAAATTTGTAACCAGATTGTCCTGTTGTAGGCTGGGCAGTTTTACACTGCCACCTGGGTATGCTGTTGATCATTGGCTTCTCgtgttcttttctttttttgaaactGGGAGCTTCTCGTGTTCTGAAGTTTGAATCAGTTCTACTTTGTCTCGGTGATTGTTTCTTGTCTGTGTTATGGTATCCACATGTTTGTTTTAGCGAAACCACGATCTTTGTGGTTGTTGGTGTGTACAAGTGTACTATCTTTGCGGTGCCACTTAGGATAATTGTAGCTTTAAAGTTGAATGCAACGAACATATTGTAATATGATTGCTCATGAATTGGTTTAGTTTGCAAGATGAAATGTCCACTCTGCGGTTTGGCGGCTAGCTTCTCTGATTTGCATTGAGGATCTCCTCATATTTGATTGTAATCATATCCTTAACCAATAAAGCTCCCATTTATCAGGAAAAAGAACTTAGTACTTAAACTTAGTACTTAGTACAATTTTGTATTAAAGTTGGTACAAAGTTGATGCACTTATTTTGGGCCAGAGGAGTACAAGTTACTGGGACTGGCTGTGAGATCTGACGGCTTGCCATTGTCAAAGTTTAGCTTTGAACCAAACAAACACCTAAACGCAAAATGTATGAACTAATTGCCGAGAACCAAAGAGTTCCCATGTTGTATTGTTCGAACGCCTACGTTTTGTGCAGGAAAAATGATTGATCGGTACAGGTAGACCTAGCACTATATTTGGACACCTGCACGTTGCCCACGAGTGTCGCACGACGCAACCACCATTTTATTTTAAAATTAGAAATACCAGTTCCTCTTGTTTCTTCAGTAGATAGAATCCAGTACTAGATCGGTTTTTCATATGCTCACAAAGCCACCAGTGCATGGAACGGTAGAGGACATAACTGACAAATGAGGGTCATATATGTCACAAATGCCTTTGTGTCTGCTTGCGGTCCACAAAATGATGTGGTGGACTCTGGATCTGGAGTTTGGGAGAGCCGGCGCATAGAAGAATATCATCGTTGAGCGCAAGACAGCGCACGGTATGAGGGCACCTTGCTCGTACCGTCCGGCGTAACACACGCGCAGCACTCTCTCGACCGGCGCGTTGACACCAATGAAAGCTCGCGTCTGTTCTGGCCGGGTATGAATGTGGTACTGCCTCTCTCGAGCGATGCTGACCGTTTCGGACGGGAAGCAAGCGCGAGCGAGTGAGGGTTTTTGATGGGTCAGAGTAGTCAGATGCGGACGTGGCAGCGGTTCAGACGGCAGCAAAGCCCCTATAGTTTGCCTTAGATTTACGAAAAAAAGCACGTCCGGATCACTCGGTGGATCAATACAGACTCGCCATGGATGGCACAACACGTTTGGACCGCGTAATCCAGATGTATGCGAACAGTTTGAAGGTcgggcgttggagatgcccttaggcatAACGTGTAGGCGTAGCCCATAACATCATTTACAATCGGACTTCTCAAACCTGCCTCATACGCCTTAGTAGGCCGTCCGATCACAAATTTTTGATTCAGATGGGCCTCTCAAACGGCCCTCAAACACTTGGGCTGACCGGCACTcctcatatccagcctaaatatTGGGCAGATATAGGGGCGCCCGGGCGCGCCCGGACACGCCCGCCACGTCGGTCTGACTAAGGGGCCCACACGGAAACGCCCCGAAACCCGGCGGTCCGATGGACGTCGCGTCCGTCGCCGCGGTGTGAACGCCGCGTGGCGCCGCTCCGGCTCGCTGCCCAAGAAGAAATCCGGCTATTTAAATTGATCGACCTCCCGCAACCCTAACCCACCCCTCCCCTCTCTCCGCGCTGCCAGTCCGAGTCCATCCACCACCTCCCTCTCCCGCTCCGGCACTCCGCCATGGTCCGGAGCAAGATCACCTACTATGCCATGCTGACGTCGGAGCGACGCTACAAGATCCAACAGTAGATCCGAGCGAGGGAAGCTGCACGCGCCGCCCGCATCGCTGCTGGCTGCCTCCAGACTCGCCGGagtcggagaaggaggaggagcagccgaggaaagaggaggaggaggagatggctccgccggaggtggaggaggcggaggagtcggacCAGCAGGTGCCGCCcttcaacatggagcaggcggaggcggagttcgCCGTCGCCTAGTTCGGCGAGATGGCGGAGCAacaggccatcctggagtccatccaggatgaggcctatgtggaggccaaccgagCATTGCTCCGGTGGGAGCAGGCAGAGTTTGACGTGCTCTTCGCCGAGTTTGATGCGGAgatagaggcggaggaggccgaAGCGGAGCAGCCGgagccagtggcggagccagaaattCAATATAGAGGAGGCCAAACATGTTATGTAATGTTAGACAGGGCCAAATCATCTAAATCTTGCTAATTTTGTTTAAGAAATGAAGGATTAAGAGCACATATAGTGGTATTTATGAGAGCATAGGGGGCCTTGGCCCCTGCTAGCACCCCCTGCCTCCCGCCACTGGCCGGAGCTGCAGCTGCCGTCCATGTTGCCGGAGCCGGGCATGGAGATCGTTGTGATCTCCGACGAGGAGTAGCTAGGATTGACGTAGTATGTAGGTTATTTTTcgttttgcatgtgtttgtatgGATATAAGAATCAAGTATGAGATGTCCGGATGCAATTGCATGTGTTCCGGATGCAATAAGTGAaatttaagagcatctccagccgcgcccccaacaggccctccccaggcgtttttgccgcgccgacgccgaaaaaatggcccagtcgcgcccctagGACACCGAAAAACGCCGGCTCGGGCCTTTTTTCCGCCCgacggtcacaggccgaacccgacgcactGGGGGCAGTTGGGGGCTCCAGCGCAAGGGAAAAGTGCGGCTGGCCCACGCCGTCAGGGGAAAAGTCAAagttttcttccccgactcgcctcccacccccgcgccctcggccgccaGTAGATttatcccggcgccgcccgccgcctttcACCACTAGATAGCCATTCCACGCCGGAAAAATAGCAgag
This window contains:
- the LOC123128230 gene encoding transmembrane 9 superfamily member 12 — encoded protein: MLPKMPSGRWISASLLVILLSLHPIADAFYLPGTFMHTYEAGETIAAKVNSLTSIETELPFSYYSLPYCKPQEGVKKSAENLGEVLMGDQIDNSPYHFHVNVNESLYLCTTDPLTKEQAELLKNRARNLYQVNMILDNLPVMRFTEQNGMTIQWTGYPVGYNPMGSSEDYIINHLKFRVLVHPYQAQGDVVVTSEDGVAMVESDRKSGFQIVGFEVVPCSVKRDPAAMAKLKMYEKVESVNCPLELEKSQVIHEKEQITFTYEVEYVKSNIKWPSRWDAYLKMDGAKVHWFSIMNSMMVVFFLAGIVFVIFLRTVRRDLTRYEEMDKEAQAQMNEELSGWKLVVGDVFREPCCSKLLCVMVADGIQITGMAVVTIVFAALGFLSPASRGMLLTGMIILYLFLGIIAGYVGVRLWRTIKQSTEGWKSVAWLTSCFFPGIVFIILTVLNSILWGKKSTGALPISLFFTLLALWFCISVPLTLIGGLLGTRAASIEFPVRTNQIPREIPERKFPSWLLVLGAGTLPFGTLFIELFFILSSIWLGRFYYVFGFLFIVLFLLVIVCGEVSLVLTYMHLCVEDWKWWWKAFFASGSVAFFVFLYSINYLVFDLRSLSGPVSATLYLGYSLIMAFAIMLSTGAIGFLLSFYFVHYLFSSVKID